The sequence below is a genomic window from Desulfovibrionales bacterium.
ACAGGTTAGACCGTTCAAGCAGTTCGAGCCGTTTAAGCCGTTCGAGCCGTTTAAGCCGTTCAAACCGTTTTGTTTTTATCGGACTTAAATTCCTTCATAATTTCTTCCATCTCTTCTTTCATACTCTTTGGTCGCGGCATCTTGTATTTCGCGCCCTTGTATGGGCTTCCTTTCAGATATTCCATGAACTTATTGATCATGATGGAAAGTCTTTTAAAGGCGTCGATTAGCGACTCACATTGTTCCTTACTCACATACCCCTGATCCATTGCCACATATAATTGAGAACGTACCTCACCGCACGATCCCTTAGCTATTGACAGGAACTGAATTAATTCCTGATTGCCGCCCCGCTCATATCCTTCTGCGATATTGGACATGACGGAGACTGCCGCTCTTCTTATCTGATCTCTCAGTCCATAATCTTTTGAGAAGGCGCCGTCGGTAGTTATTCCATAAATTTTGTTGGTTAATTCCCTGGCTGATTTCCAGATTTCGAGGTCTTCAAAGTACCTGGCAGGCATGGTTATCCTCTCCATGAGTGTTTAAACCGTTCAAGCTGTTTAAGCAGTTTAAGCTGTTTGAGCAGTTCGAGCCGGTTAAGCAGTTTAAACTGTTAAAGCCGTTTGAACCGTTTAAACAGTTAAATATTTGTGGATTGTAGGGCAGGGGGTGTTCAAATGTCAATTAAATTGCAGTCCCCTGAACACCAGCAAGACATCATCTGCGGCGTTGCCTTCGATCGCTCCTCCTTGCGGCGTATTGCTCCATACGCCTCAGTTGTCGCTCCTCGGCGCCTTGCATCTAATATCTTGCTGGTGATCAGGAATACTCCATAATCTGCTGATTTTAATCTTGATAGCCAAATTAGACGGTGGATTTGGGAGTTCCTGAAGGCAGCGGGGGATTGGGCGGGCTATCGGGATGGCTTACCGCAGATAATCTTCCGCCTTTTGCACCAGGGCGTTCAGTCTGTCTTCCAGTTCCTTGCGGTATTTCTCTAATTCGGCGCCTCGCGCGGTGGGTGGGACAAATAGGGGTTCGCCGTAGAAGAAGGCCATGCGTGAAAAGGGCAGGGACAGGACGGTTTTATCCCAGCTATTAAACCGGATGGCTCCCTTTGTGGCATGGGTAACCGGGACGATGGGGGCGCCCGTCTCGCGGGCGATGACCATTACGCCTTTTTGTACCACGCGGGCCGGGCCTTGCGAGCCGTCGGCTACGATTCCGCCTCCATATCCTGCCTTCACCAGGTTTATGATTTCTTTAACGGCAGTCAGTCCCCCTTTGGTCCTTGAGCCTCGTACGGTTGTATAGCCGAGGCGCTGCATAACGCGGGCCATTAGCTCGCCGTCTTTACTGGCGCTGACCATGGCCACCCCCTGCCGATGCCGGAAGTGGTAAGTACAGTAAAAGAGGCTGAAATGCCAGAGGGCGCAGAGCACCGGCTGACCTTTGCGCATAAACTCTTCCTCGTATGCCCGGCCAAAGACCTCGATGCGGCAGGTCTTATAGAGGGCGGAGAGCAAGGAGGTAAAAAGGGGCGGCCCGAGGCGGAGGATCAGTTTGTTCTGCCAGTCGTTCATGGCATCATTCGCAGTTCGTAACGCTTTAGTTGTTTGAAAGTAGCTATTCAGCCTTTGTATTTTAGACAGCGATCCCCATAAATCCGAAATCCTAATTTCGAAATCCGAAACAAATTCGAAATTAAGATGTTCAAATGACCAAAACAAAATCGTCTAGAATTTTGAGTTTTGGTTATTTGGTATTGTTTAGAATTTCGTGCTTCGAGTTTCGAATTTAAAATCATACCAGACATAGTAGCTAAATACGTATGTAGAACAATTTGCAAAAAGCTAACTTGTTACAATAATTCTACTTATATTCCGGCGCTTATACCACTTCTCTATCTCCACTGCCCAGAAGACCACGGATGACAGAAGAAGACAGGCCATAAGTTCTGAAAAACTCAGGGCTTGCGTCTTGAATATACCATGAAGCGGCGGGATGTAAATGGTCGCCATCTGGAGCCCAAAGGTGAGCAGAAAGGCTCCGAGCAGGGGACGGTTGGTAAATATCCCCTGCTTAAAGATCGACTCGGTTTCCGACCTGATAGCCAGGACGTGCCCCATCTGCGAAAGACAGAGGACGGTAAAGACCATGGTCTGCCAGTGGGCGTGACCGGTCCGGATAGACCAGGCCTGGGTAAAGATAGACGCAAACCCCATGAGGAGCCCTACCCAGATTATATGGACGCCAAGACCATGGGCAAAGATGCTTTCCTGAGGGTGTCGCGGCGGCCTGTTCATCACGCCTTTTTCTGCCGGTTCGGCGGCCAGGGCCAGGCCGGGAAGCCCATCCGTGACCAGGTTGATCCAAAGTATATGAATCGGCAAAAGAGGTATAGGGAGTCCCAGAAAGGGCGCAAGGAATATGGTCCATATCTCTCCGGAGTTGCTGGTCATGGTATATTTTATAAACTTGCGGATGTTGTCAAAGATCCGCCGGCCTTCCTTGACGGCCTTTACAATGGTGGCAAAGTTGTCGTCGAGAAGTATCATATGGGCGGCCTCTTTTGAGACGTCGGTCCCGGTAACGCCCATGGCGATGCCGATATCGGCCCTTTTTAAGGCGGGGGCATCGTTAACGCCGTCCCCGGTCATGGCCGCGAATTGGCCTTTATCCTGTAGGGCCTTGACTATCTTCAGTTTCTGCTCAGGGGCCACCCTTGCATAGACGCGGATATGCTCAACCCTTTTTTCAAAGTCCTCCAGGGATAATCTATCCAGTTCTCTCCCTGTGATTACGGCCTTTGAACCATCCTCAATAATGCCGAGCCTCCGGGCTATGGCCTTTGCCGTAAGGGGGTGATCCCCGGTTATCATTACCGGCCTTATCCCGGCTGTCTTGCATAATGTTACCGCCTCCCGGGCCTCTTCCCGGGGCGGATCCATCATGCCTATAAGGCCCAAGACAGTAAGCCCGGTCTCGACACTCTCAGGAGACATATCCTCAGGCAGGCTATCCCACTCTCTCATAGCCATGCCAAGGACCCTCAGTCCGTCAGCGGCCATCTTTTCATTTATCTTGATAATCTCTTCTCTGTTCATTGATCTTGGCCCTTCCGATGTCAAAACATCCTTTGACCTATCCAGCAGGACATCTATAGCGCCCTTTGTGAAGGATATGTATCCGTTCTTTTCTCCAGACTCCAGACTTCTGACTCCTGACTTCTTGTGGAATGTAGTCATGCACTTTCTATCAGAGTCAAAAGGAATCTCGGCAACCCGCGGGAAATCCCTTTCCAATTCCCCTTTATCAAAGCCGTTGTCCTTTGCGATGTTATACAGCGCGATCTCGGTGGGGTCTCCGATTATATTTCCTCCGGAATCCGGCCGGGAGTCATTGCTTAAGGCGAGCGCCCGGAAGAGGGTGATGAGTGATGAGTGATGAGTAATGGGTTGTAACCCGTCGCTCGTTACTACCTTTCCATCTACATAGACTTCTTCCACGGTCATCTTGTTGAGGGTGAGTGTGCCCGTCTTGTCGGAGCAGATGTAAGTAACAGAACCGAGGGTTTCCACGGCCGGTAGTTTTCTTATGAGGGCGTTTTGCCCGACCATCTTATTCGCGCCGAGGGCGAGGGATATGGTTATTACCGCCGGGAGCGCCTCCGGGATGGCTGCAACGGCCAGGGAGATAGCGGTAAGGAGCATCAAAAAGACCTGTTCTCCCCTCATAATGCCCACGGTAAAAACAATAGCGCATATAGCCAGGACAGCAAGGGCCAGCCTCCGGCCAAAGGTCGCCAGTCTCTTTTGCAGGGGCGTCTTGACCTCTTCCTCCTCCTGTAGCATGGTGGCAATCTTGCCAAGCTCTGTATCCATGCCTGTGGCTATGATAACACCCGCGCCGCGCCCATAGGTTACAAATGTGCCTTTGTAGGCCATGTTCTTACGGTCGCCGACGGGTAAAAGCTCATCACGGAGCGCCTTTGTGTGTTTTTCAACGGGCACGGATTCACCGGTGAGGGCCGCCTCTTCCACCTTCAACTGGGCGGCCTCAATAAGTCTCAGATCTGCCGGCACGACCTTCCCGGCCTCAAGGAGCGCCAGATCGCCGGGGACGAGCCGGGATGCAGGGATATTTTCAGGGGTTCCGTTTCTCATGACCGTGGCCGTCGGGGCCGCCATTTTTTTAAGGGCGGCCATGGCCTTTTCCGCACGGTATTCCTGGACGAATCCAATAATGGCGTTCAGGATGACGATTACCGCTATGGCGATGGTATCCGAAGGCTCGCCGATGATTCCCGATATAACCGCGGCAGCCATGAGGACAAGGATCATGAAGTCCTTGAACTGGTCGAGGAACATCATGAAGGGGGTCTTTCTCTTTTTTTCCTTTAATTCATTAGGCCCGTATTCCCGCAGCCGTCTCTCCGCTTCCTCCGAAGAGAGGCCCTTAAGTGAGGAACCCAGCTCTTCAATAACCTCGTCTATCTTCTTCTGATGCCAGCGCATAAAACTCCTCTTATACTCGTCGTATTGTCAAAAGATTAACCACAGAGCGCACAGAGAAAATAAGAACAAATAACAAACAAAAAAACCCTTACCACGATTGAATAATCATCGTGGTAAAGGTCTCGCTTGTTAGGCTTGCCTAACCGGTGGTACCGGCTCGCCTCAGGCGAACGTGCTGACGATAGCCGCCGATTCAGCTACTCCCCTTTACTGTTGGGAATGAATACTATCTGAGAGGCCGGATTTGTGTCAAGCTTTTTATTCGAAATGGGGAAAGCCCAAATGAAGATTTCCTTGCTTACTTCACCGGGTTGTGCTAAATGATGCCAGAAATCCAGAGAAGGAGTCTCTTATGCTGAAAAAATCAGGCTACATAGTTCTCATGCTTATGTTGTGTGTCGCGTTTTGCTCCTGTGGCAAGGAAGAGCCGAAGCAGCCGGAAGAGGTCGTGGTTACTGAAGGGCCTGCGCAACCGGATGCCTCGCCGGTGGTGGCTGAGATAGGGGAAGAGAAGATTACCTTAAATCAGCTTGACCGGGCCATTCAACGCCTTCCGTTGCCTTATCAGGAACGGTTTAAGACTGAAGAAGGCCGGAAATATATTCTTGATGATCTCATTACTACCGTCCTTCTCAGCCGGGAGGCCGAGCGCCTTAAGCTCGACCAGAAGCCGGAGATAAAGGAACAACTGGTGAACATTAAAAAACGAATCTTGTCGGCAGAACTGCTCAAGTCTGAGATGGCCAAGGAGCCTGTTCCAGGGCAAGAGGAGGCCAGGCAGTATTATGAATCGCATAAGGAACAGTTTACTGAGCCGGAAAAGGTCAGGATGAGGCAGATTGTGGTCCGGACGGCAGAGGAAGGTCAGGGCGTTATAAATGCCTTGCGGGAAGGGCATGACTTTGTCCAACTGGCTAAAGAAAAGTCCGTCGATCCCTCGAAGGCAAACGGCGGCTATATCGGATGGGTAAGCCGCGACCGGATGAAACCTGATTTTGCCGAAACTATCTTTAAGTTAGGCAAGGGAGAGTTCAGCGCGCCTATGCCTACGGCAAAGGGTTATGTGATTATATTGATTGAAGATAAAAAGGCCGCCGCGCCGGTGGACTATAGCAAGGTAGAACCGGCTATCATCCAAAGGCTCCGCGCGGAACGGGAGGAGAAGGTGCTTGGCGCCCTGCGCACCAGGCTTTTCAAGGAGATGAATGTCACGATTTACGAGGATAAACTGGCGCAGAGCGGTGGACGTAATCAGGAAGCAAAATAGGGGCAACCCGTTTTGTCTTTACGCCTGTTTTTATTAAACTGTCGTGGTAACTCCTGACATGACCAAGAGAAAGCCGGTTGCCCTTTTTTCCGGCCTTGATGAATTCGCTGACCTTTACCCCGACCCGCCGCCCAAAGACATGTATGTCCAGAAGGGAATTCCCCATAAGACGGTTGTCGCCATGTATGCCTCCGGTTACTTCCCCGGCGGCAAAGAGCCCGGAAATTCTGGTCGCTCCCCATTCATCAATTTCTAATCCCCCGTTCTGATAGTGAAGAGTCGGATAAACGATAATAGGCTCGATGGAAATATCTATGCCATATCGTTTGAACTGCAGATACTTGGCGCTCAGTTCCTTCTCCACTGTCCCTTTGCCCCGCAGCAGGTCAATCATCGGGGTATCCAGCCAGACGCCGTAGTGGCTGGTTGGAGCCGTAACACCACCGCTTTTCTCTGCACATTCCCGGATAATACATGAGGAGGCAATGTCCCGGGGTTCGAGGGGATGGGCAAATTCCCTGCCGCGCGCGTTTATAAACTGCGCGCCAAGGGTGCGCACCTTTTCTGTAATGAGCAGGCCGAAGTTCTGTTCCGGAAATACCGTGCCTGTAGGGTGGTATTGTGCGTAACGCATATTGACCAGCGGCACGCCTGCACGATAGGCCAGCGCTAACCCATCGCCGGTTGCCCCATAGTGGTTGGTTGTGGGAAACCCCTGAATATGGAGGCGGCCAAAACCACCGGTGGCCATGATAACGGCTTTGGCCTTGACTATACTGTACTCCCTGGTTTCAAGATTATAGAGTACGGCTCCGCTTACGGCCTTTGTCTCGTCGATGAGCAGTTCAACGGCCGGCGAGAATTCCAGTACCTGTATTTCCTCCGGGTGATTGCGTATTTCATCCCTCTGGACACGCATTATCTCGGCCCCGATCATATCCGCGGAAGAGTGCATACGCCTCCGGCAGATACCCCCGCCTTTAAGCTCGATCATATTACCCGCGTTATCCTTATCAAACATAACGCCCAGACCTTCCAGCCATTGGATGATAAGCGGGGCATCCATGGTCAGGGCCTTTACCAGCCGGGGGTTATTGGTAAAATGGCCACCGCCCATGGTATCCAGGTAATGGTAGTATGGCGAGTCAGCCGGCCGGTCTGCCGCCTGTATTCCGCCTTCGGCCATAATGGTGTTTGAGTCACCATGGCGAAGCTTTGTGGCAATAACGACCCGTAGGCCGTTCTGACGGGCGAAGAGGGCGGCCACCGCACCCGCCCCACCGCCACCGAGGATCAGGACGTCAGTCTCATAATCAGGTTTTTTCAGCCGGTTATCGAAGGCATCCGGATCGATACGGCTATAGGATTCCAGGAGGTCGGCTACTTCATCAGCCAGAATTTCGCCTTTATTGACGCCGACCTTGAGTCTGCGGCGTCCACCCGGCCTGTAGTCCGGGTGGTAAGACTTGAGCACTTTTTCGCCTTCTTCCCGGGTTAGCCTGGGGAAATGTTGGTTGGCCTTTATCCGCGCGAGGCGCTCAGGTCTCGTCTGCTCTACTGCCCGGATAAGTTTTTTCAGCTCCGGGGGATAACCGATGGCCTGCCCTTCCACCATTTTGGACTCCTTTGTCAGCATACAGCACTCAGCTCTCAGCGTTCAGCTGAATGTGTTGTTTGGTTTAGGTTTTTGCTGACAGCTAATCGCTGATCGCTGAAAGCGTGAAGTTCGCCTCGGCGAATCTGCCTGTGGCACGACCGGAAACGGTAGTTTCCGGATGAGCACTAATCCAATACCAGATATTTCGTTTCTTCCGGCCGCCAGTCCGGATTTTCATAGGACTCCGGCTCCCATTCCCGCCGGGCGTAGCGCTGTTTCAGTTCATGGTTATTCAAGGACATGATTTCGTCCATCATGGGATCAAATTTTCCTTCTTTTATCTGCTTAACCCGTTTTTCCAGGTGCCTGGCCCGCGGCTGGAGGTACCGGCCATAGAGCCGGCGGGCCAGCATGGCCATGTGGAATTGCTGCAACTCGGCCGGACAACGGAGGGCGCAGATACCGCACATGGTGCAGCTATGCGAAAGGCGGGCGCACCCGGCGATATCGCCTTTGAGAAGGGCCTGCACATAGTCCATCACACTGATACCCATGGGGCAGGCCTTGCTGCAGGTATTGCAGGCCAGACACCGGTAGAGATCAGGATAAACCCGGCCGATGCTGTTAATGTCCGGTGTGAGTTTTTCAATATCATATATGGCCTTGTTTGCCGGGACAAACGGTATCTGTGCCAGGTACATATCCGGGGCCACCACGGTCTGACAGGCCAAGCCGAATTTGAGACCATACTCCCCGGAGAGACGATAGACCGTAGCACAGGCCCCGCAGATACCGCCGCGGCATCCGCAGCCCCGGATATGCCGGTAGCCTGCGTATTCCATGGCTGTAAGGATAGTTAAGGTCTCAGGTACCTCATACTTTTTACCCATTATGTATATCGGGATCATTTTCGCCCCGTTTCCTGTGGCTTGTTTCTTACCGGCCATCGCTATTCCTCCGACCTTGCCATCTCACGCCCTATCACTCGTCCCTCCCCTGCCGTAGTCATAGCCTGTTTCAAAGGCGCGCAGATTGAGTTCTTCCGTCCCTTTGGGGATTGAACCCTTCAATGCCTTCTGCATAGCCGTTAAACTGATGTGTGGAACAAGCGCCGTAAAAAAGCCGAGGATGACGATGTTGGCCACCACTTTCTGGCCTATTTCCTCGGCCAGCCGCGTGGCCGGTATGGCCTGTATCCGGACGGAATCAGGCAGGTCTTTGGGCCTTACCAGGTCTTTATCTATGATGAGACGGCTTCCCGGCCGCACGTCCTTCTGGTATTTGTTGTAGGCCCCTTGGGCCATAACAACCATTATATCCGGTTCGGTAACGTAGGGCGCATGGATTTGTCCCGAGGCGACGATTATACTGGAAGCCGACGCCCCGCCACGCGCCTCCGGGCTGTATTCCTGGGTATAGACGGCCTGGTTGTGGTCGAAAATCGCGGCCGCCCGGCCGATGATGAGACCGCAGAGCCCTATACCCTGGCCACCCAGACCGGCCAGCTTGATCTGGACGGGGCGCTCGATTATGGGTCTTTCCGAAGGAACCTCCGCTGGTTTCCCGGGAGCCTTGGCTGCTGCGGGTTTCACCGGCGCTTCCTCCAGCGGCACCCGTCCGTCCCCCCGGAAGTCATAGACCTTGACCTTGGCGGATATTGCCTCTCTGAGGGCTGCCAGGTACGAAGTCCGTTCCAGGTCCACGAACTTACCGCACAGGATGGGTGAATCCAGTTCTATATCCGCCTTTGCGATATCGGGTTGGGATTCGAGAACGGCCTGCTCCAGATAGCGCTGGAGGAGCTTAATGTCCCGGAGTTTATTCCGGCGACCGAAATTGGTTGGGCAGGGCGCAATAACCTCCAGGAAGGAAAAGCCTTCCTTTTTCAGCATCTCGCCCATGGCGATCTTCATATAATGAGGATGGGCGGATGTCCAGCGGGCCACATAAGACGCGCCGCAGGCCGCCATCAACTGGACGAGGTTGAAGGGTTTTTCCACATTTCCATAACTGGTCGTGGTGGTACGGGCCAGCCGGGGGGTAGTCGGTCCGCCCTGTCCGCCGGTCATGCCGTAGTTGAAGTTATTAGCGCAGATGACCTTTAAGTCCACATTGCGGCGGGCTGCGTGGATGAGGTGGTTGCCGCCGATGGCGGCCAGATCGCCGTCTCCGCTGAAGACGATGACCGTCAGATCCGGGTTGGCCAGTTTCAGTCCGGTGGCATAGGGAATAGCGCGGCCGTGGGTGGTGTGAAAACCGTCCAGGTTGAGATAACCGGCGGCGCGGCCGGTGCAGCCGATACCGGATACGACCGCCACGTTTTTAAGGTCCAGACCGGAAGTCCTCAAGGCATCCATCAGGGCCGAAAGCACCGATCCCAGGCCGCAGCCGGGACACCAGATATGTGGGATCCTCTCTTTACGCAGGAGCAGATCCTTGGGATGGTCTAAAATCTGTGGTTCGATCATTACGCTATCTCCTCAACGGCCTGAAAGACTTTTTTGGGGTCGTGGACCGTCCCGCCGCCATGTCCAACGAGCCGCGTTAGACATTTGCCGGCAGCACAGCGCTCTACCTCCAAAGCGATCTGGCCGTAGTTGATTTCCACGGTGAGAAATGCCTTGATGCGGCCGGCCATCTCTCGTACCCGTTTTTCCGGGAAGGGCCAGATGATCTCCAGCCGGAGCAGGCCAAGATTTATACCCTTTTCACGGGCCATTTCCCGGACGGCGCGGCATATCCTGGTGGAGATGCCGTAAGAGACAAGGACAATCTCGGCCCCCTCCACGCCGGTTTCTTCCCATGATGCGATCTTGGCGGAATTGAGGCGGATCTTTTGCACGAGACGGGATACCAGCTTTTCCTGCGCCTCCCATTCTATCGCCGGGTAGCCCCGTTCATCATGGGTAAGGCCGGTGACATGAACGGCATATCCCTGTCCGGCCACGGGCATCTCCGGGATGAGATCCTTTTTAGACTTAAATATCTTAAATTTGCCGGGGGGTTCGCTCGGCCCCCGTCTGTTCGCCACCTTTATATCCTTTTTCTCAGGGATGACCACGCGCTCGCGCATGTGTCCCACTACTTCGTCCATGAGCAGGATTACCGGTACGCGCCAAGTCTCCGCCAGGTTAAAGGCCCTTATGGTGTAGTCGAAGGCCTCCTGCGGTGAGGAAGGAGAAAGGGCTATAATCTCGTAGTCGCCGTGGCTTCCCCATCTGGCCTGCATGACGTCGGCCTGTCCAACCAGGGTGGGAAGGCCGGTGGAAGGCCCGCCGCGCATAACGTTGACCACGACGCAGGGT
It includes:
- a CDS encoding four helix bundle protein, with the translated sequence MPARYFEDLEIWKSARELTNKIYGITTDGAFSKDYGLRDQIRRAAVSVMSNIAEGYERGGNQELIQFLSIAKGSCGEVRSQLYVAMDQGYVSKEQCESLIDAFKRLSIMINKFMEYLKGSPYKGAKYKMPRPKSMKEEMEEIMKEFKSDKNKTV
- a CDS encoding lysophospholipid acyltransferase family protein, with the translated sequence MNDWQNKLILRLGPPLFTSLLSALYKTCRIEVFGRAYEEEFMRKGQPVLCALWHFSLFYCTYHFRHRQGVAMVSASKDGELMARVMQRLGYTTVRGSRTKGGLTAVKEIINLVKAGYGGGIVADGSQGPARVVQKGVMVIARETGAPIVPVTHATKGAIRFNSWDKTVLSLPFSRMAFFYGEPLFVPPTARGAELEKYRKELEDRLNALVQKAEDYLR
- a CDS encoding cation-translocating P-type ATPase, giving the protein MRWHQKKIDEVIEELGSSLKGLSSEEAERRLREYGPNELKEKKRKTPFMMFLDQFKDFMILVLMAAAVISGIIGEPSDTIAIAVIVILNAIIGFVQEYRAEKAMAALKKMAAPTATVMRNGTPENIPASRLVPGDLALLEAGKVVPADLRLIEAAQLKVEEAALTGESVPVEKHTKALRDELLPVGDRKNMAYKGTFVTYGRGAGVIIATGMDTELGKIATMLQEEEEVKTPLQKRLATFGRRLALAVLAICAIVFTVGIMRGEQVFLMLLTAISLAVAAIPEALPAVITISLALGANKMVGQNALIRKLPAVETLGSVTYICSDKTGTLTLNKMTVEEVYVDGKVVTSDGLQPITHHSSLITLFRALALSNDSRPDSGGNIIGDPTEIALYNIAKDNGFDKGELERDFPRVAEIPFDSDRKCMTTFHKKSGVRSLESGEKNGYISFTKGAIDVLLDRSKDVLTSEGPRSMNREEIIKINEKMAADGLRVLGMAMREWDSLPEDMSPESVETGLTVLGLIGMMDPPREEAREAVTLCKTAGIRPVMITGDHPLTAKAIARRLGIIEDGSKAVITGRELDRLSLEDFEKRVEHIRVYARVAPEQKLKIVKALQDKGQFAAMTGDGVNDAPALKRADIGIAMGVTGTDVSKEAAHMILLDDNFATIVKAVKEGRRIFDNIRKFIKYTMTSNSGEIWTIFLAPFLGLPIPLLPIHILWINLVTDGLPGLALAAEPAEKGVMNRPPRHPQESIFAHGLGVHIIWVGLLMGFASIFTQAWSIRTGHAHWQTMVFTVLCLSQMGHVLAIRSETESIFKQGIFTNRPLLGAFLLTFGLQMATIYIPPLHGIFKTQALSFSELMACLLLSSVVFWAVEIEKWYKRRNISRIIVTS
- a CDS encoding peptidyl-prolyl cis-trans isomerase, which translates into the protein MLKKSGYIVLMLMLCVAFCSCGKEEPKQPEEVVVTEGPAQPDASPVVAEIGEEKITLNQLDRAIQRLPLPYQERFKTEEGRKYILDDLITTVLLSREAERLKLDQKPEIKEQLVNIKKRILSAELLKSEMAKEPVPGQEEARQYYESHKEQFTEPEKVRMRQIVVRTAEEGQGVINALREGHDFVQLAKEKSVDPSKANGGYIGWVSRDRMKPDFAETIFKLGKGEFSAPMPTAKGYVIILIEDKKAAAPVDYSKVEPAIIQRLRAEREEKVLGALRTRLFKEMNVTIYEDKLAQSGGRNQEAK
- a CDS encoding FAD-binding protein, with the protein product MLTKESKMVEGQAIGYPPELKKLIRAVEQTRPERLARIKANQHFPRLTREEGEKVLKSYHPDYRPGGRRRLKVGVNKGEILADEVADLLESYSRIDPDAFDNRLKKPDYETDVLILGGGGAGAVAALFARQNGLRVVIATKLRHGDSNTIMAEGGIQAADRPADSPYYHYLDTMGGGHFTNNPRLVKALTMDAPLIIQWLEGLGVMFDKDNAGNMIELKGGGICRRRMHSSADMIGAEIMRVQRDEIRNHPEEIQVLEFSPAVELLIDETKAVSGAVLYNLETREYSIVKAKAVIMATGGFGRLHIQGFPTTNHYGATGDGLALAYRAGVPLVNMRYAQYHPTGTVFPEQNFGLLITEKVRTLGAQFINARGREFAHPLEPRDIASSCIIRECAEKSGGVTAPTSHYGVWLDTPMIDLLRGKGTVEKELSAKYLQFKRYGIDISIEPIIVYPTLHYQNGGLEIDEWGATRISGLFAAGEVTGGIHGDNRLMGNSLLDIHVFGRRVGVKVSEFIKAGKKGNRLSLGHVRSYHDSLIKTGVKTKRVAPILLPDYVHRSAPVYPRKS
- a CDS encoding 4Fe-4S dicluster domain-containing protein, with translation MAGKKQATGNGAKMIPIYIMGKKYEVPETLTILTAMEYAGYRHIRGCGCRGGICGACATVYRLSGEYGLKFGLACQTVVAPDMYLAQIPFVPANKAIYDIEKLTPDINSIGRVYPDLYRCLACNTCSKACPMGISVMDYVQALLKGDIAGCARLSHSCTMCGICALRCPAELQQFHMAMLARRLYGRYLQPRARHLEKRVKQIKEGKFDPMMDEIMSLNNHELKQRYARREWEPESYENPDWRPEETKYLVLD
- a CDS encoding thiamine pyrophosphate-dependent enzyme, whose product is MIEPQILDHPKDLLLRKERIPHIWCPGCGLGSVLSALMDALRTSGLDLKNVAVVSGIGCTGRAAGYLNLDGFHTTHGRAIPYATGLKLANPDLTVIVFSGDGDLAAIGGNHLIHAARRNVDLKVICANNFNYGMTGGQGGPTTPRLARTTTTSYGNVEKPFNLVQLMAACGASYVARWTSAHPHYMKIAMGEMLKKEGFSFLEVIAPCPTNFGRRNKLRDIKLLQRYLEQAVLESQPDIAKADIELDSPILCGKFVDLERTSYLAALREAISAKVKVYDFRGDGRVPLEEAPVKPAAAKAPGKPAEVPSERPIIERPVQIKLAGLGGQGIGLCGLIIGRAAAIFDHNQAVYTQEYSPEARGGASASSIIVASGQIHAPYVTEPDIMVVMAQGAYNKYQKDVRPGSRLIIDKDLVRPKDLPDSVRIQAIPATRLAEEIGQKVVANIVILGFFTALVPHISLTAMQKALKGSIPKGTEELNLRAFETGYDYGRGGTSDRA
- a CDS encoding 2-oxoacid:acceptor oxidoreductase subunit alpha; amino-acid sequence: MGKDVLTGTYFLTGNEACAAGALAAGCRFFAGYPITPSSEIAERMSIRLPQVGGVYIQMEDEIASMAAILGASWAGAKSMTATSGPGISLMLENIGLGVMTETPCVVVNVMRGGPSTGLPTLVGQADVMQARWGSHGDYEIIALSPSSPQEAFDYTIRAFNLAETWRVPVILLMDEVVGHMRERVVIPEKKDIKVANRRGPSEPPGKFKIFKSKKDLIPEMPVAGQGYAVHVTGLTHDERGYPAIEWEAQEKLVSRLVQKIRLNSAKIASWEETGVEGAEIVLVSYGISTRICRAVREMAREKGINLGLLRLEIIWPFPEKRVREMAGRIKAFLTVEINYGQIALEVERCAAGKCLTRLVGHGGGTVHDPKKVFQAVEEIA